AAAAGAAATTAAAATAATTAAAGACCGACTTGAAATAGCTGCTGAAGCAGCTAATATAGGTGTCTGGGATTGGTATATTCAGGCTGATGATTGTTATTATAATAAAAATTGGGCAGAAATGCTTGGTTATAAGTTAAAGGAGATTGAACAAAAGCCTCATAGCTGGAAAAATTTAGTTCATCCAGAAGATATAGATAGTGCTTTAGAAAAGATGAAAAAACATTTAAAAGGGGATAAGGATATTTATATTAGCGAGCATCGTTTAAAAACTAAATCTGGGGACTATATTTGGATTAGAGATATTGGTAAAGTTGTTGAAACAGATGAAAATGGAAATATATTGAGGGCAACAGGTATCCACCTTAATATAGACCAATATAAAAAACGACAGCAGCAGATTGAATTTTTGTCTTTTCATGATGAATTAACTGGATTATATAACCGCCGTTATCTGCAGAATGAAATTAAACGCCTAAATGGTTCAAGAAGGTATCCAATTAGCATTATTGTAGGTGATTTGGATAATTTAAAAGAAGTAAATGATAGTTTTGGCCATGGTATTGGTGATCAATACCTTAAAAAAACTGCTGAATTATTAAAGGAAGTTCTGCGCAGTGAAGATATAATTGCACGAACTGGGGGAGATGAATTTGTAATTTTACTACTTGAAACAAATAAGTTTACTGTAAAAAAGATTTGCAATAGAATCAAAGAAAAATTTAAAAAGTATAATCAGCAAAAATGTTTCTTAAAAAATCTTTCAATTTCTTTAGGGAGCTGCACCACTGAAAGTTGTACAGATAATTTAAACAGAGCCTATGAAAAGGCAGATAAAAAAATGTATATCAATAAAAGAAGCAAATAGAGATTAAATAGTCGGTTATTCCGGCTATTTTTGGTTTTATACGACTAAATGATAAATTGTATGACTAAATCAAGTTTTAATTTTACAAATTTAGTTTAAAGTGATAAAATTACATCAATTTATAACTGATTGTGTTATATTAATAAAAAGTAGTGAACAGCTAGTAGTATTAACGATTAGTAGTAATCAGATTAAAATTAAAACCAATGAGAAGTAGAGAAAGGGAGGAATTTATGAATTTTATATTTTTATCACCTTATTTTCCAAATAATTTTTATAATTTTTGTGTGGGATTGAA
Above is a window of Halanaerobium saccharolyticum subsp. saccharolyticum DSM 6643 DNA encoding:
- a CDS encoding sensor domain-containing diguanylate cyclase — translated: MINNLDLKSVLDNMSIGVMLVGDQEKIIYINKLLTEITGYSREDLDNLNDCFKLAFINPAKRDKLEKRFDFHVENDKYFDKILKIETKSGQLKDLKFNVNKLPNGYLLVNVVDVSEEIARKKEIKIIKDRLEIAAEAANIGVWDWYIQADDCYYNKNWAEMLGYKLKEIEQKPHSWKNLVHPEDIDSALEKMKKHLKGDKDIYISEHRLKTKSGDYIWIRDIGKVVETDENGNILRATGIHLNIDQYKKRQQQIEFLSFHDELTGLYNRRYLQNEIKRLNGSRRYPISIIVGDLDNLKEVNDSFGHGIGDQYLKKTAELLKEVLRSEDIIARTGGDEFVILLLETNKFTVKKICNRIKEKFKKYNQQKCFLKNLSISLGSCTTESCTDNLNRAYEKADKKMYINKRSK